The following are encoded in a window of Variovorax paradoxus genomic DNA:
- a CDS encoding phenylacetic acid degradation protein PaaY encodes MPSYSIDGVIPVVDPSAYVHPTAVLIGDVIVGPHCYVGPCASLRGDFGRIVLQEGSNVQDHCCIHGFPDNDTVVEVNGHIGHGAILHSCIVRRDALVGMNAVVMDEAEVGEQAIVAACAFVPAGMKVPARSLAAGIPAKVRRELSDEEIAWKLEGTHTYQALTVRSLASLHEVAPLAEVEKDRPRLPATDVKSLIATRRG; translated from the coding sequence ATGCCCAGCTATTCCATCGACGGTGTGATCCCCGTCGTCGACCCGAGCGCCTACGTGCATCCCACGGCCGTGCTGATCGGCGACGTGATCGTCGGACCGCACTGTTATGTGGGCCCTTGCGCCAGCCTGCGCGGCGACTTCGGCCGCATCGTGTTGCAGGAGGGCTCCAACGTGCAGGACCACTGCTGCATCCACGGCTTTCCCGACAACGACACGGTGGTGGAGGTCAACGGCCACATCGGCCACGGCGCGATCCTGCACAGCTGCATCGTGCGGCGCGATGCGCTGGTCGGCATGAACGCGGTGGTGATGGACGAGGCCGAGGTGGGCGAGCAGGCCATCGTTGCGGCCTGCGCCTTCGTGCCCGCCGGCATGAAGGTGCCCGCGCGCTCGCTCGCGGCGGGCATTCCGGCCAAGGTGCGGCGCGAACTCAGCGACGAAGAGATCGCCTGGAAGCTCGAAGGTACGCACACCTACCAGGCGCTGACGGTGCGCAGCCTGGCCAGCCTGCACGAGGTGGCGCCGCTCGCCGAGGTGGAAAAAGACCGGCCGCGCCTGCCCGCCACCGACGTGAAATCGTTGATCGCCACCCGCCGCGGGTAG
- the paaB gene encoding 1,2-phenylacetyl-CoA epoxidase subunit PaaB: protein MSTEVKQEWPLWEVFVRSKAGLDHKHCGSLHAVDPKMAIQMARDVYTRRQEGSSIWVVRSDQIVASDPGDKDMFFDPAEDKVYRHPTFYALPKSVDHM from the coding sequence ATGAGCACCGAAGTGAAGCAAGAGTGGCCCCTGTGGGAAGTGTTCGTGCGCAGCAAGGCCGGCCTCGATCACAAGCACTGCGGCAGCCTGCACGCGGTCGATCCGAAGATGGCGATCCAGATGGCGCGCGACGTCTACACGCGCCGCCAGGAAGGCAGCAGCATCTGGGTCGTGCGCTCCGACCAGATCGTGGCCAGCGACCCGGGCGACAAGGACATGTTCTTCGACCCGGCCGAAGACAAGGTCTACCGCCACCCCACCTTCTACGCACTGCCCAAGTCCGTGGACCACATGTGA
- the paaI gene encoding hydroxyphenylacetyl-CoA thioesterase PaaI produces MTDASSRTPQQTAEYVRDGMFANDNASKGLGMRIVEVGPGQATLEMRVRPDMLNGHAICHGGFMATLADSTFAFACNSYNELTVASGFAIDFLAPAREDDVLTARCFEVSKAGRTGVYDTEITNQRGERIAMFRGRSYTAKGRPAVPAA; encoded by the coding sequence ATGACCGACGCTTCCTCCCGCACCCCGCAACAGACCGCCGAGTACGTGCGCGACGGCATGTTCGCGAACGACAACGCCAGCAAGGGCCTGGGCATGCGCATCGTCGAGGTCGGCCCCGGCCAGGCCACGCTCGAAATGCGCGTGCGCCCCGACATGCTCAACGGCCACGCCATCTGCCACGGCGGCTTCATGGCCACGCTGGCCGACTCCACCTTCGCCTTCGCCTGCAACTCGTACAACGAGCTGACCGTGGCCTCGGGCTTCGCCATCGACTTCCTCGCGCCGGCGCGCGAGGACGACGTGCTCACCGCGCGCTGCTTCGAAGTGTCGAAGGCGGGCCGCACCGGCGTGTACGACACCGAAATCACCAACCAGCGCGGCGAGCGCATCGCGATGTTCCGCGGCCGCTCCTACACGGCCAAGGGCCGGCCCGCCGTACCCGCCGCCTGA
- a CDS encoding VWA domain-containing protein yields the protein MTFLWPQFLWLLAALPLLVLLYVWLIRRKKKMAVRYASLSIVREAMGPGQSLRRHIPPLLFLVAMAAMLVAAARPMAVVVLPSNQQTIILAMDVSGSMRAADVLPNRLVAAQEAAKSFIKDLPRHVKVGIVAFAGSAQVAQLPTTNHDDLVTAIDSFQLQRATATGNAIVVSLATLFPDAGIDISQFSAPSRQRGIAIDQNEKQLKEFTPVAPGSFTSAAVIMLTDGQRTTGVDPLDAAKAAADRGVRIYTVGVGTVDGETIGFEGWSMRVRLDEDTLKAIANKTSAEYFYAGTASDLKKVYETLSSKLTVEKKETEVSALFALAAAVLTLLSAGLSLLWFNRIL from the coding sequence ATGACATTCCTCTGGCCTCAATTCCTCTGGCTGCTGGCGGCGTTGCCGCTGCTGGTGCTGCTGTATGTCTGGCTGATCCGCCGCAAGAAGAAGATGGCGGTGCGCTACGCGAGCCTGTCGATCGTGCGCGAGGCCATGGGCCCGGGCCAGAGCCTGCGGCGCCACATTCCGCCGCTGCTGTTCCTGGTGGCGATGGCCGCGATGCTCGTGGCGGCGGCACGGCCGATGGCGGTGGTGGTGCTGCCGTCGAACCAGCAGACCATCATCCTGGCGATGGACGTGTCGGGCAGCATGCGCGCGGCCGACGTGCTGCCCAACCGGCTGGTGGCGGCGCAGGAGGCGGCCAAGAGCTTCATCAAGGACCTGCCGCGCCACGTGAAGGTGGGCATCGTCGCCTTCGCGGGCAGCGCGCAGGTGGCGCAGCTGCCCACCACCAACCACGACGACCTCGTGACGGCCATCGACAGCTTCCAGCTGCAGCGCGCCACGGCCACCGGCAACGCCATCGTGGTGTCGCTGGCCACGCTGTTCCCCGACGCGGGCATCGACATCTCGCAGTTCAGCGCGCCGAGCCGCCAGCGCGGCATCGCGATCGACCAGAACGAGAAGCAGCTCAAGGAGTTCACGCCCGTGGCGCCCGGCTCGTTCACGTCGGCCGCCGTCATCATGCTGACCGACGGCCAGCGCACCACCGGCGTCGATCCGCTCGATGCCGCCAAGGCCGCGGCCGACCGCGGCGTGCGCATCTATACGGTGGGCGTGGGCACGGTCGACGGCGAAACCATCGGCTTCGAAGGCTGGTCGATGCGCGTGCGGCTCGACGAAGACACGCTCAAGGCCATCGCCAACAAGACCAGCGCCGAGTACTTCTACGCCGGCACCGCGAGCGACCTGAAGAAGGTCTACGAAACGCTGAGCTCCAAGCTCACTGTCGAGAAGAAGGAGACCGAGGTGTCGGCGCTGTTTGCGCTGGCCGCCGCGGTGCTCACGCTGCTGTCGGCGGGGCTGTCGCTGCTCTGGTTCAACCGGATTCTCTAG
- a CDS encoding DUF58 domain-containing protein, which produces MKSWWRKAPEAANDERLALEAGGAERALRRLEWTVIRRLDGLLQGDYRTLMRGSGLDLADLREYQHHDDVRHIDWNVTARLQTPHVRVFTEDREMSAWFVLDLSRSVDFGSGLKAKREISAGFVGVLARLLTRHGNRVGALVYGRDLEAVIPPRTGRRHVLHLLHAMEKRANQAEAAPTQKGMTRLSDLLTSAASLMPRRSTVFVVSDFLSEPGWERPLGQLVQRHEVIAVRLFDPLELELPDLGLVPLRDAETGEQLWVDTHDAGFRKRFARLAAERETTLRETLARAGVDALELSTSDDLVEAIVRFADLRKRRVRGVAAGGGKAMVAA; this is translated from the coding sequence ATGAAAAGCTGGTGGCGTAAGGCCCCCGAGGCCGCGAACGACGAACGGCTCGCGCTCGAAGCCGGCGGGGCCGAACGCGCACTGCGCCGGCTCGAATGGACCGTGATCCGCCGCCTCGACGGCCTGCTGCAGGGCGACTACCGCACGCTGATGCGCGGCAGCGGCCTCGACCTGGCCGACCTGCGCGAGTACCAGCACCACGACGACGTGCGCCACATCGACTGGAACGTCACCGCGCGGCTGCAGACGCCGCACGTGCGCGTGTTCACCGAAGACCGCGAGATGTCCGCGTGGTTCGTGCTCGACCTGAGCCGCTCGGTCGATTTCGGCTCGGGCCTGAAGGCCAAGCGCGAGATCTCGGCCGGCTTTGTCGGCGTGCTCGCGCGGCTGCTCACGCGGCATGGCAACCGGGTCGGCGCGCTGGTCTACGGCCGCGACCTCGAGGCCGTGATTCCGCCGCGCACCGGCCGCCGCCATGTGCTGCACCTGCTGCACGCGATGGAAAAACGCGCGAACCAGGCCGAGGCCGCGCCCACGCAAAAAGGCATGACGCGCCTGTCGGACCTGCTGACCTCCGCCGCCTCGCTCATGCCCCGCCGCTCGACCGTGTTCGTCGTGTCCGACTTTCTCAGCGAGCCCGGCTGGGAGCGCCCGCTGGGCCAGCTGGTGCAGCGGCATGAAGTGATTGCCGTGCGCCTGTTCGATCCGCTCGAGCTCGAGCTGCCCGACCTCGGCCTGGTGCCGCTGCGCGATGCCGAAACCGGCGAGCAGCTGTGGGTCGACACCCATGACGCGGGGTTCCGCAAACGCTTTGCGCGGCTGGCCGCCGAGCGCGAAACCACGCTGCGCGAGACGCTGGCCCGGGCCGGCGTCGACGCCCTCGAACTCTCGACCAGCGACGACCTGGTCGAAGCCATCGTGCGATTCGCGGACCTGCGCAAGCGCCGGGTCCGCGGGGTTGCGGCGGGTGGCGGGAAGGCGATGGTGGCGGCATGA
- a CDS encoding TetR/AcrR family transcriptional regulator, translated as MRYPAAETAEKHQKILEEASRLFKERGFGVSVSEIMKATGLTHGPFYNHFDSKEALMAECITHSAGSALADLDTAGETPEGMRAYVQRYLSHEHRDARAEGCLMAAFAGQAGNGEGVNASLTAYLRLVIDRFTRRFPWRSKKNARGDAIRTLASMYGGVVMARAVDDEALSEEILREVLAGLEAAPKPRAPRARESG; from the coding sequence ATGCGATACCCCGCAGCAGAAACCGCCGAAAAGCACCAGAAGATCCTCGAGGAAGCGTCGCGCCTGTTCAAGGAGCGCGGCTTCGGCGTGAGCGTGAGCGAGATCATGAAAGCCACGGGCCTCACGCACGGGCCCTTCTACAACCACTTCGACTCGAAAGAGGCGCTGATGGCCGAGTGCATCACGCACTCCGCGGGGTCCGCGCTCGCCGACCTCGACACGGCCGGCGAAACGCCCGAGGGCATGCGCGCCTACGTGCAGCGCTACCTGAGCCACGAGCACCGCGACGCGCGTGCCGAGGGCTGCCTGATGGCGGCGTTCGCCGGCCAGGCGGGCAACGGCGAAGGCGTGAATGCGTCGTTGACGGCGTACCTGCGGTTGGTCATCGACCGCTTCACGCGCCGCTTTCCGTGGCGTTCGAAAAAGAACGCACGGGGCGATGCGATCCGCACGCTGGCATCGATGTACGGCGGCGTGGTGATGGCCCGCGCGGTGGATGACGAGGCCCTGTCGGAAGAAATCCTGCGCGAGGTGCTGGCCGGCCTTGAGGCCGCGCCAAAACCTCGCGCTCCGCGCGCTAGAGAATCCGGTTGA
- a CDS encoding enoyl-CoA hydratase-related protein: MTEPLVLISDSGAVRTLSLNRPAALNSFTTGLHAELLAALEAAAADSNVRCVVLTGAGRAFCAGQDLADPSVAPDPTPGAAPKDLGHVISTYYGPLVARLRSMPVPVVAAVNGVAAGAGANLALCCDLVVAGRSASFIQAFTKIGLVPDTGGTWLLPRLVGPARALGIAMLGDKLPAEEAARIGLIWQCVDDAALADTAAALASRLAGMPTRALVATREAMAAAQNLDLGAALAEEARIQREMGHADDYREGVEAFRAKRAPVFKDR, encoded by the coding sequence ATGACTGAGCCTTTGGTACTCATCAGCGACAGCGGCGCCGTCCGTACGCTGAGCCTGAACCGCCCCGCGGCACTCAACAGCTTCACGACCGGGTTGCACGCCGAACTGCTGGCCGCGCTCGAAGCCGCTGCCGCCGACAGCAACGTGCGCTGCGTGGTGCTCACCGGCGCCGGCCGCGCCTTCTGCGCCGGGCAGGACCTGGCCGACCCGTCGGTCGCGCCCGACCCCACGCCGGGCGCCGCGCCCAAGGACCTGGGCCACGTCATCTCCACCTACTACGGCCCGCTGGTCGCGCGCCTGCGCTCGATGCCGGTACCGGTCGTCGCCGCCGTGAACGGCGTGGCGGCCGGCGCGGGCGCCAACCTCGCGCTGTGCTGCGACCTCGTCGTGGCCGGCCGCTCGGCCAGCTTCATCCAGGCCTTCACCAAGATCGGCCTCGTGCCCGACACCGGCGGCACCTGGCTGCTGCCGCGCCTCGTGGGCCCGGCGCGCGCGCTGGGCATCGCGATGCTGGGCGACAAGCTCCCCGCCGAAGAAGCCGCGCGCATCGGCCTGATCTGGCAGTGCGTGGACGACGCGGCCCTGGCCGACACCGCCGCCGCGCTGGCCTCGCGCCTGGCCGGCATGCCGACACGCGCCTTGGTCGCCACCCGCGAGGCCATGGCCGCCGCGCAGAACCTCGACCTCGGCGCGGCACTTGCCGAAGAAGCGCGCATCCAACGTGAGATGGGCCATGCCGACGACTACCGCGAAGGTGTCGAGGCTTTCCGCGCCAAGCGCGCCCCGGTGTTCAAGGACCGCTGA
- the paaK gene encoding phenylacetate--CoA ligase PaaK, translating to MTVKRPAPGDLDPIETASRDEIAALQLTRLRATLRNAYDNVPHYRKAFDAKGVHPDDLKSLADLSKFPFTVKTDLRDNYPFGMFAVPRTQVARIHASSGTTGKPTVVGYTKNDIDTWADLVARSIRAAGGRPGDMIHVAYGYGLFTGGLGAHYGAERAGCTVIPMSGGQTEKQVQLIQDFKPDIIMVTPSYMQVIIEQFERQGLDAKDSSLKIGIFGAEPWTEAMRRDIETRAGIDAVDIYGLSEVMGPGVASECVESKDGPVIWEDHFYPEIIDPETGELKADGEEGELVFTSLSKEAMPIVRYRTRDLTRLLPPTSRSFRRMGKIVGRSDDMMIIRGVNVFPTQVEEIVLAHSALTGLYQVRVSREGLLDQVEVHCELTPHEAPAADRTAISDWVQHRVKTLIGISTRVVVHGPDEMERTQTGKARRVIDTRPR from the coding sequence ATGACCGTCAAACGCCCCGCCCCCGGCGACCTCGACCCGATCGAAACCGCCAGCCGCGACGAGATTGCCGCGCTGCAGCTCACGCGCCTGCGCGCCACGCTGCGCAACGCCTATGACAACGTGCCGCACTACCGCAAGGCCTTCGATGCGAAGGGCGTGCATCCCGACGACCTGAAGTCGCTGGCCGACCTGTCGAAGTTCCCGTTCACGGTGAAGACCGACCTGCGCGACAACTACCCCTTCGGCATGTTCGCCGTGCCGCGCACGCAGGTGGCGCGCATCCACGCGTCGTCGGGCACCACCGGCAAGCCGACCGTGGTGGGCTACACCAAGAACGACATCGACACCTGGGCCGACCTCGTGGCGCGCTCGATCCGCGCAGCGGGCGGACGGCCGGGCGACATGATCCACGTGGCTTACGGCTACGGCCTCTTCACCGGCGGCCTGGGCGCGCACTACGGCGCCGAGCGCGCGGGCTGCACGGTCATCCCGATGTCGGGCGGCCAGACCGAGAAGCAGGTGCAGCTCATCCAGGACTTCAAGCCCGACATCATCATGGTCACGCCCAGCTACATGCAGGTGATCATCGAGCAGTTCGAGCGCCAGGGCCTCGACGCCAAAGACAGCTCGCTCAAGATCGGCATCTTCGGCGCCGAGCCGTGGACCGAGGCCATGCGCCGCGACATCGAGACGCGCGCCGGTATCGACGCCGTCGACATCTACGGCCTCTCCGAAGTGATGGGCCCGGGCGTGGCCAGCGAATGCGTCGAGAGCAAGGACGGCCCCGTCATCTGGGAAGACCACTTCTACCCCGAGATCATCGACCCCGAAACGGGCGAACTGAAGGCCGACGGCGAAGAAGGCGAACTCGTCTTCACCTCGCTGAGCAAGGAGGCCATGCCCATCGTGCGCTACCGCACGCGCGACCTCACGCGCCTGCTGCCGCCCACTTCGCGGTCGTTCCGCCGCATGGGCAAGATCGTCGGGCGCAGCGACGACATGATGATCATCCGCGGCGTGAACGTCTTTCCCACGCAGGTGGAAGAGATCGTGCTCGCGCACAGCGCGCTCACCGGCCTGTACCAGGTGCGCGTGAGCCGCGAAGGCCTGCTCGACCAGGTCGAGGTGCACTGCGAACTCACACCGCACGAGGCCCCCGCGGCCGACCGCACCGCCATCTCCGACTGGGTGCAGCACCGCGTGAAGACGCTCATCGGCATCTCCACCCGCGTGGTCGTGCACGGCCCCGACGAAATGGAACGCACGCAGACCGGCAAGGCCCGCCGCGTGATCGACACGCGCCCGCGCTGA
- a CDS encoding SDR family NAD(P)-dependent oxidoreductase, with the protein MSDQATPGTAVVTGASAGLGKIYADRLARRGHDLLLVARRAELLEEVAAGLRASYGVKVQTLAADLAAPDDLERVAQAVAADPSITLLVNNAGLSTLAPVAQTTAAQLQSMLDVNINALAHLSRAALTAFKSRDRGTLVNIGSVLGFHTLPISSIYSGTKAFVVAFTRGLQDEVAGTGVKVQLVLPAATATDIWELSGVPVSALAEGTVMAAEDCVDAALVGLDLGEAITLPSVNEAKLLSAFTDAGAALFGASQTGQPATRYLATA; encoded by the coding sequence ATGAGCGATCAAGCAACTCCCGGCACCGCCGTCGTCACCGGCGCTTCGGCCGGCCTCGGCAAGATCTATGCAGACCGCCTGGCCCGCCGCGGCCACGACCTGCTGCTGGTGGCACGCCGCGCCGAACTGCTGGAAGAAGTCGCCGCCGGCCTGCGCGCCAGCTACGGCGTGAAGGTGCAGACGCTGGCCGCCGATCTGGCGGCCCCCGACGACCTCGAACGCGTGGCCCAGGCCGTGGCTGCCGACCCGTCGATCACGCTGCTGGTCAACAACGCCGGCCTTTCCACGCTCGCGCCCGTTGCGCAGACCACGGCCGCGCAGCTGCAGAGCATGCTGGACGTGAACATCAACGCGCTCGCACACCTGAGTCGCGCCGCACTCACCGCCTTCAAGTCGCGCGACCGCGGCACGCTGGTGAACATCGGCTCGGTGCTGGGCTTCCACACGCTGCCGATCAGCAGCATCTACAGCGGCACCAAGGCCTTCGTGGTCGCCTTCACGCGCGGGCTGCAGGACGAAGTGGCGGGCACGGGCGTGAAGGTGCAGCTGGTGCTGCCGGCGGCCACGGCCACCGACATCTGGGAGCTGTCGGGCGTGCCGGTGTCGGCACTGGCCGAAGGCACGGTCATGGCCGCCGAAGACTGCGTGGATGCCGCGCTGGTCGGGCTCGATCTGGGAGAGGCGATCACCCTGCCCTCGGTGAACGAGGCGAAGCTGCTCTCGGCGTTCACCGACGCGGGCGCCGCGCTGTTCGGCGCGTCGCAGACCGGCCAGCCGGCAACGCGCTACCTGGCAACGGCCTGA
- the paaC gene encoding 1,2-phenylacetyl-CoA epoxidase subunit PaaC — protein sequence MQASIELNRTPAVHYLLRIGDTCLVLAQRLGEWCGHAPVLEEDIAMANIALDLVGQARAVLTHAGKLEGADRAHDEDQLAYLRDERDYFNLTLVELPRGDFAFAVLRNTMVATLLKLLWQRLSASSDAEVAAIAGKALKEARYHQQHSADWVVRLGDGTDESRRRTEKALKQLWLYVPELFESDDVDAQASASGLGPAWSELREPWLADMQQVLDAAGLAMPKEAAFRSTGKHGVHSEHMGYILAEMQHLQRSFPGGVW from the coding sequence ATGCAAGCCTCGATCGAACTGAACCGCACGCCCGCCGTGCACTACCTGCTGCGCATCGGCGACACCTGCCTCGTGCTCGCGCAGCGCCTGGGCGAATGGTGCGGCCACGCACCGGTGCTCGAAGAAGACATCGCGATGGCCAACATCGCGCTCGACCTCGTCGGCCAGGCCCGCGCGGTGCTCACGCACGCCGGCAAGCTCGAAGGCGCTGACCGCGCGCACGACGAAGACCAGCTCGCCTACCTGCGCGACGAGCGCGACTACTTCAACCTCACGCTGGTCGAGCTGCCGCGCGGCGACTTCGCCTTTGCCGTGCTGCGCAACACCATGGTCGCCACGCTGCTCAAGCTGCTGTGGCAGCGCCTCTCTGCATCGAGCGACGCCGAGGTGGCCGCCATCGCCGGCAAGGCGCTGAAGGAAGCGCGCTACCACCAGCAGCACTCGGCCGACTGGGTCGTGCGCCTGGGCGACGGCACCGACGAATCGCGCCGCCGCACCGAGAAGGCGCTCAAGCAGCTGTGGCTCTACGTGCCCGAGCTGTTCGAAAGCGACGACGTCGATGCGCAAGCCAGCGCCAGCGGCCTCGGCCCGGCCTGGAGCGAACTGCGCGAGCCCTGGCTCGCCGACATGCAACAGGTGCTCGACGCGGCCGGCCTCGCCATGCCGAAGGAAGCCGCTTTCCGCAGCACCGGCAAGCATGGCGTGCACAGCGAGCACATGGGCTACATCCTGGCCGAGATGCAGCACCTGCAGCGCAGCTTCCCTGGAGGCGTGTGGTGA
- the paaA gene encoding 1,2-phenylacetyl-CoA epoxidase subunit PaaA, whose protein sequence is MYTQAMDTMGKDAGDGKQKAVRSADELRLEERFDARIDAGDFIEAKDWMPEHYRKTLVRQISQHAHSEIVGMLPEGNWISRAPTLKRKAILLAKVQDEGGHGLYLYAAAETLGTSRDQMFDALHTGKAKYSSIFNYPTLSWADMGTIGWLVDGAAIMNQVPICRCSYAPYARAMIRICREESFHQRQGYEALLTMMKQGTDAQKAMVQDAVNRWWWPSIMMFGPPDDQSPNSAQSMRWGIKRFSNDELRQKFIDATVEQAAILGVTLPDPDLKWNEERQSHDFGVIDWSEFWRVIAGDGPCNRERLQARVDAWDDGAWVREAALAHANKQPMKEAA, encoded by the coding sequence ATGTACACCCAGGCCATGGACACGATGGGCAAGGACGCAGGCGACGGCAAGCAGAAGGCCGTGCGCTCCGCCGACGAGCTGCGTCTCGAGGAACGCTTCGACGCCCGCATCGACGCCGGCGATTTCATCGAGGCGAAAGACTGGATGCCCGAGCACTACCGCAAGACGCTGGTGCGCCAGATCAGCCAGCACGCGCACTCCGAAATCGTCGGCATGCTGCCCGAGGGCAACTGGATCAGCCGCGCGCCCACGCTCAAGCGCAAGGCGATCCTGCTGGCCAAGGTGCAGGACGAAGGCGGCCACGGCCTCTACCTGTACGCCGCCGCCGAAACGCTGGGCACCTCGCGCGACCAGATGTTCGACGCGCTGCACACGGGCAAGGCCAAGTACAGCTCGATCTTCAACTACCCCACGCTCAGCTGGGCCGACATGGGCACCATCGGCTGGCTGGTCGACGGCGCGGCCATCATGAACCAGGTGCCGATCTGCCGCTGCTCGTACGCACCGTATGCGCGCGCCATGATCCGCATCTGCCGCGAAGAAAGCTTTCACCAGCGCCAGGGCTACGAAGCCCTGCTGACGATGATGAAGCAGGGCACCGACGCGCAGAAGGCGATGGTGCAGGACGCGGTCAACCGCTGGTGGTGGCCCTCGATCATGATGTTCGGCCCGCCCGACGACCAGTCGCCCAACTCGGCGCAGTCGATGCGCTGGGGCATCAAGCGCTTCAGCAACGACGAGCTGCGCCAGAAGTTCATCGACGCCACCGTCGAACAGGCCGCGATCCTCGGCGTGACCCTGCCCGACCCTGATCTCAAGTGGAACGAAGAACGCCAGTCGCACGACTTCGGCGTCATCGACTGGAGCGAATTCTGGCGCGTGATCGCCGGCGACGGCCCCTGCAACCGCGAACGCCTGCAGGCCCGCGTCGATGCATGGGACGACGGCGCCTGGGTGCGCGAAGCCGCCCTCGCCCACGCCAACAAACAACCGATGAAGGAAGCAGCATGA
- a CDS encoding AAA family ATPase: protein MSTENPTSATFTTAPATAELMEQILYEVKRVVVGQDRFLERVMVAMLAGGHLLVEGVPGLAKTLTIKTLADTVRGQFKRIQFTPDLVPADLVGTRIYNQKTGEFSTSLGPVFANLLLADEINRAPAKVQSALLEVMQERQVTIAGETHKVPRPFLVMATQNPIETEGTYPLPEAQVDRFMMKVMVDYPSDEEEFVIVQRVIGPPVSATPVATTEQLAELQAEARRVYVDPSLIQYAVKLVSATRTPEKHGLKDLRRFITFGASPRASISLTEGARALALLRGRSYALPEDMSALVPDVLRHRVTLSYEGLSEGLTPDGLIEKIMKAVPAPPKPLEHEKLVA from the coding sequence ATGAGCACAGAAAACCCGACCTCCGCCACATTCACCACGGCCCCCGCCACCGCCGAGCTGATGGAGCAGATCCTCTACGAGGTGAAGCGCGTGGTCGTGGGGCAGGACCGCTTTCTCGAGCGCGTGATGGTCGCGATGCTCGCCGGCGGCCACCTGCTGGTCGAGGGCGTGCCGGGGCTGGCCAAGACGCTCACCATCAAGACGCTGGCCGACACCGTGCGCGGCCAGTTCAAGCGCATCCAGTTCACGCCCGACCTGGTGCCGGCCGACCTCGTGGGCACGCGCATCTACAACCAGAAGACGGGCGAGTTCAGCACCTCGCTGGGTCCGGTGTTCGCCAACCTGCTGCTGGCCGACGAAATCAACCGCGCGCCGGCCAAGGTGCAGAGCGCGCTGCTCGAAGTGATGCAGGAGCGCCAGGTCACCATCGCCGGCGAAACGCACAAGGTGCCGCGCCCCTTTCTCGTGATGGCCACGCAGAACCCCATCGAGACCGAGGGCACCTACCCGCTGCCCGAGGCGCAGGTCGACCGCTTCATGATGAAGGTGATGGTCGACTACCCGAGCGACGAGGAAGAGTTCGTGATCGTGCAGCGCGTGATCGGCCCGCCCGTCTCGGCCACGCCGGTCGCCACCACCGAGCAGCTGGCCGAGCTGCAGGCTGAAGCGCGGCGCGTGTACGTCGATCCCTCCCTGATCCAGTACGCCGTGAAGCTGGTGTCGGCCACGCGCACGCCCGAGAAGCACGGACTGAAAGACCTGCGCCGCTTCATCACCTTCGGCGCCAGCCCGCGCGCGAGCATCAGCCTCACCGAAGGCGCGCGCGCCCTGGCGCTGCTGCGCGGCCGCAGCTACGCGCTGCCCGAAGACATGAGCGCGCTGGTGCCCGACGTGCTGCGCCACCGCGTGACGCTGTCCTACGAAGGCCTGTCCGAAGGGCTCACGCCCGACGGGCTGATCGAGAAGATCATGAAGGCCGTCCCCGCTCCCCCTAAGCCCCTCGAACATGAAAAGCTGGTGGCGTAA
- a CDS encoding TetR/AcrR family transcriptional regulator, with protein sequence MPRGRSATYDDQRELILAQAAQLFARRGYPATSMNQVAEACNLSKATLYHYYKDKSSLLISIAETHVSKLAALVAEEEANPHTDEERLRRFIYRIVEEYAGAQDAHRVLTDDVRFLEAEDRERVLDQERAVVAGFARAVSALRPGAPSDELAKPLTMLLFGMINWMFTWMKPGGRLDHAAIAPIVADLFLGGVGAVKLPDTAATTPAAAADQAVAR encoded by the coding sequence ATGCCGCGTGGAAGATCCGCCACCTACGACGACCAGCGCGAACTGATCCTTGCGCAGGCCGCCCAGCTGTTCGCCCGCCGTGGCTACCCCGCGACCTCGATGAACCAGGTCGCCGAGGCCTGCAACCTCTCGAAGGCCACGCTCTACCACTACTACAAGGACAAGAGCAGCCTGCTCATCAGCATCGCCGAGACGCATGTCTCGAAGCTGGCGGCGCTGGTGGCCGAGGAAGAGGCCAACCCCCACACCGACGAGGAGCGGCTGCGCCGCTTCATCTACCGCATCGTCGAGGAGTACGCCGGCGCGCAGGACGCGCACCGCGTGCTGACCGACGACGTGCGCTTTCTCGAAGCCGAAGACCGCGAGCGCGTGCTCGACCAGGAGCGCGCCGTGGTCGCGGGCTTTGCGCGCGCCGTGTCGGCGCTGCGCCCCGGCGCGCCGAGCGACGAACTCGCCAAGCCGCTGACCATGCTGCTGTTCGGCATGATCAACTGGATGTTCACCTGGATGAAGCCCGGTGGCCGGCTCGACCACGCGGCCATTGCGCCGATCGTGGCCGACCTGTTTTTGGGCGGGGTGGGGGCGGTGAAGCTGCCGGACACCGCGGCAACAACTCCCGCCGCCGCGGCCGATCAGGCCGTTGCCAGGTAG